The DNA sequence CGAGGTGCTCGATGTCGTCAAGGCGCTCGTCCGCTACCGGCCGGAGCCTGAGGGGTGGGAGCCGGTCCACCTGTTCTTCCAGCGGTGCCTCCCTCTGCTGGACCCGCTCGTGCTCAACTCCCGAGTCAACACGTGGTCCCGCGACCACTTCCGTCTCGTCGTTCCCGAGCTGTTCCTCTACGCCCTCGCCGCGCTCCTCCAGCGGCGCCGGTACGAGAACGCGGCGTACATGCTCTCCGAGCCGTTCACGCTCCCCGAGAGCGGCCGAGGCAGCGGGCTTGTGCCGTTCACATACCTCCAGCAGGGGTCGGAGGCTCTCCAGCGGCATTATCAGGACCAAAACGAGCGGTGGATCAGTTATCAGGGGACATGGATCCACGGCCGCGCCGACTCCACGGGCGTTCCCTTCGATGCCGTCATGCAGGCGGATCTCGTCCTGGCCCTCCGCGCTGAAGAAAGTGACTTCGGCTACTGGTGGCCGAGTACGCTCGTGTACAAAGAGCGGCGGCCTGGGCCGTTCGACGTGTTTGCCCGGTCCGCCTCGGCGGAGCACTTCGAGCGCTTGATGCCCGTGCTCGGCGTCTCCTCCGCCGAAGAACTCCGCCAGCGAGCGGACGGGATGGGCCGAGACGGTTGGATTCACGACCACCACGTCCACGTCCCCGGTCTCATCGGCAGTGAGCACCTCGCGTCGCAACCCTAAGCACTCGTTTTCACTGCAAGAGTCATTTTCACCGAGCGGTGAAGTAGCTTGCCAGGGTGAAAGAACATGAACTCGCCTCCACGATCCTGAGCCGCCTTGGCGCCCTCCTGAGCCAGGTGCCGTCGGTGCGCTCGGTCGATTCTCAGCCCGAGGCACTAGGCGGAGAGGCAGGACGCGCCGACGGCGCTCTCGCGGTCACGCTCGTTGGGGGCGCGGTCCACACACTCGTCGTCGAGGCCAAGGGCAACGCCCAGCCACGCAACGTGCGCGACGCCGCCCGCAGGCTCACGGCCCACATCAACGCGCTCCGCTCGGACGGCGTGCCCCACCCGTCGGCCATCTTGGGCGCTCCCTACGTCTCGGAGCGGTCCGCCGCCGTCCTCGCAGAGCATGGCGTCGGCCACCTCGACCTCGCCGGAAACGCCCGCCTCGCCTTCGGCCCCGTCTACGTCGAGCGGTCCGGTCTCGCCAACCCCCACGCCGTCGAGCGCCCGTACACCTCGCTCTTCGCGCCCAAAACCTCGCGTGTCGCCCGCGCCCTCCTCGCCCACCCCGCCCGCGTCTGGCGACTCCAAGAACTCGCCGACGAACTCGACGTCAGCCTCGGCCTCGTCGCCAAGGCCAAGGCCTCACTCCTCGACGGCGAGTACGCCCGAGACTCGCCCGACGGGCTCGCTCTCGCCGACCCCAACGGCCTCCTCAACGCTTGGCTCGCCGCCGACCGTCGCCGACCGAAGCCTCGTGGCTACTACTCGCTCGACTCTGTCTCGGAGGCCGAGCGCCGCATCGCGGACGCCGCTCGGGCCTCGGGCGCCCGCGCTGCGCTCACGTCATTCTCTGGCGCTGAGCGTGTCGCTCCCCACGTCCGTTACTCCCACGCCAGCATCCTCATCGAGGCAGACGCGCTGAAGGACGTCGCTGAGCGTGCAGGTCTCAGGCCCGTGGAGACAGGCGCGAACGTCCGGCTCCACGAGCCCTACGACAACGGCGCCTTCTACGGTGCCCATGATGTCGATGGTGTACCAGTCGTTCACCCGGTCCAGCTCGTCCTTGACCTAGCACGTGAGAAGGGAAGGGGAGAGGAGGCCGCCGACTTCCTCCGCCGCCACGCTCTCGCGCCCGCCTGGGCCGACCTCCGCCGTTGAAGACGACCGAATTCGACTACCCCTCCCGCGCCGTCGAAGCCACACGCCGCGTGCTCTTGGAACTGGCGCGCGTGCTCGGTGAGTATGGCGACCACATCGTCTTAGTCGGCGGCTGGGTCCCCGAACTTCTCGCTCCCGGCGCAGGCCACGTCGGCTCGACCGACGTTGACCTCGCGCTCGACCACGTCGCGCTCTCGGACACGGGCTACGCCCGCCTCCGCGACCTCCTGGAGAACGCGGGCTACCGGAACGACCCCGACCCAGCCCGCCAGTTCGTGTTCTACCGCGACGTGACTCTCGGCGACGGCGGCACGCCGGACCCCGTTGTCGTCGAACTCGACCTCCTCGCGGCCGAGTACGGCGGGACGGGCCGGAACCGCCGCTCCCAGGCGGTGCAGGGCACGCGCCCGCGCAAAGCCAGGGGCGCTGACTTGGCTTTCGAGCGAGATCTCACGGTCGAGGTCGCCCTCGACGGTGCCCTACCTGACGGGCGCCTTGCCCGCTCTCAAATTCGTGTGGCTGGTCCCGTCCCGTTCCTCGTCACCAAGGCCGCTGCCCTCGCCCTCCGCGACAAGCCGAAGGACGCCTACGACGTCTGGTTTCTTCTCCGCCACCACCCGGCAGGCCTCGACGGACTGGCGGCGGCCATCGCCGAGCAGGCAGGCCACGGCCTCGTGCAAGAAGCCCTCGGCCGTCTCGGCGACGCTTTCGCATCTGTCGACCACCACGGCCCCGTCGACGTTGCCGGCTTCCTCAGCCTCAATCCGGGCACAGACGAGTACGATCAGGTCCGGCAGGATGCGTTCCAGCGCGTAGCGACTCTCCTCTCGCGAATCGATCCCACGTCATGAGCATTATCCTCAACGCAGCCCCCCTCTCGTTCGACCGCGACACGATCGACATCGGCTACCTCCCGGACGAGGGTAAGGAGGCCTCCGCAGCCCTACGTGAGGAGTACAGAGACACCCACGTATTCCGCTTTGACCGTCGAGAGGGCCTGATCGCCAACGTCGGCGTTGCCGGGGCGGCCCCTCTCGGAGATACTAAAGCCCAGCGGCTCGACGAAAATCTCTACCTCGCGAGTCGAGTAATCCAGAGCCAGATCGTCTCGTGGCTCAAAGGGCGCTACACCGTCCTCCGCCGCCGCAACCCCGTCATCTTCTGGGCCTCTGCTCAGCGTCACCAACTCCTAAGTAGGGCCGTCCAAGATGTCGCCCAAAAGCGAAACGCGGAAATCAGTCCGCTCTCCGGTTTGGACGTGTACGTCCGGTTCCGGCTCGACACCCGCCTGCTCTACCCAAAGGGCAACAAACCGACACCGTACCTCGGCCTCCTAATCGACCTCAATACGTCCAACGTGATGGACATCCCCGTCAGCGAGTTGATGAGCCGGGGGCTAGATCCGCGTGGGATGTACGTGGGGCAGCGTTCGAAGGAACGAGACGACTTCCTGCTCCCCCGATTCGAGACGCTCGGTCGTGTCCGAGACGTGCGAGACGGACGCCTCCTCCTCACAGACCAGAAGCAGGGAGATGGTGACAGCGGCGGCCTTGCCGAACAGATCGAGGCGAGGTCGGCTCTCGTTGAGCCCCGGTCCGAGAACCTAGCCGCCGCGATTCACACCGTCTACGGTCGAGACGCACGTGCCATCGGGGACCGGTTGCACACGCTCAGGCGCTCTTATGCGACCGCCACGGGGCAACTGGGTCATCTGGAGGACACCCTCGCAGGCCTACGAGACCACGTTGCGCTGAACGTGGGTGGGGCGACCGCCCGCGTCGGAGATTTCCTCGAACGTGGAGACGGCCTCTTTCCCCTTATGATCTCGACGAGTCGCCCGACGTGCCTGTTCGGACCTCAAGGGCGAAAGACCGGGCAACACCCTGATGATGGTGTCAGCAAGTACGGGCCGTTCCAGTACATGCTGCACGAGGCGAACGAGCCCCTCGTCGTCGTCGTCTGCGAGGCGAGCGAGCGCGTCCGCGTCGAGCAGTTCGTCGACGAACTTCGAGACGGGTTCCCCACCTCGGAATGGGAGGGGGCAACCAAGAACGCCCAGGTCCGCCGCGAGAACCCATATGCGGGAGGGCTCCTCGGCAAGTACCACCTCCGGCGAGTGAGGTACGAGTACGAGGAGATGCCGGACGGGCGACCGGAGACGTACCGTGCTGCTATCGGGCGAGTCCTCGGGAGGCTCCCGAGGCGCCCTGACCTCGCTATTGTCCAAACCAGGACCGAATACAGGGGACTCAAGGGGGACGCCAATCCCTATTTCGTTGCGAAGTCCGAGTTCATGACGAAGGGGGTCCCGGTCCAGGCCGTCACGTCGGAGAAGGTCGAGGCCGCACCACGGCAGATCCCGTACATCCTCAATAATGTCGGGCTCGCTTCCTACGCTAAGCTCGGCGGCACGCCGTGGGTCATCAGCACCCGCAACCCCAGCAGCCGTGAGGTCGTCATCGGCATCGGGTACACCGAGTCGTTCGAGCGCCGCCTCGGCCCCCGCAAGCGGTACGTGGGCATCACCACCTTCTTCCAGGGCAATGGGCGCTACCTCGCGTGGGACGTCACGCGAGAAGTCGAATTCGAGGGGTACGCCGAGGCCCTTCTCGACAGCCTCCGCAACACCATCCGCTATGTCGAGACGGAGAACGAGTGGGAGCCGGGCGATCGCGTCCGCCTTGTGTTCCACGTCTACAAACCGCTGAAACGGACCGAGATCGAGGCGGTCCGGGGCGTCGTTGATGACCTCCTGCAGGACCGGTACGCAGTGGAGTTTGCGTTCCTCAACCTTACCACCTTCCACGCATTTCGGCTCTTCGACCCCGACAAGGCGGGCGTCCCGTACTACCCCCCGGGCCGTCGGGGGAAAGTCATGAAAGGCCCCGGCGTCCCCGATAGAGGGCTGTGCTTCCAACTCGATCCCCGGACTGCGCTTCTCCAACTCGTCGGACCCCGCGAGTTGAAGACCGACCTCGACGGTGCCCCCGAGCCCATGCTCATCGAGATCCATCCGGACTCGGATGTCGACGACCTCACCTACCTCGTCCGCCAGGTCTTCCACTTCTCCTTCCTCTCGTGGCGGAGCTTCTTCCCATCGGGAGAGCCTGTGACCATCCTCTACTCGCGGTGGATCGCTCAGCGGCTCGCCGACCTCCGGCCCGTCACGGGCTGGGACCCCGGCGCCGTCACGCTCGGGGCACTGCGAGGCAGCAAGTGGTTCTTATGAGCTCCCAATCCGAGTCGCCGCCGGGTCCCCCACCCGACGCCTTGGTTGACCCCATCGCAGACCGGAGGCAGATCTTGCGTGCCGTCGTGGAGGGGGGCTTCGAGGGGGCCAGCCGCCAGTCCCACGGTTTGGTGCTCCGGCTCCTCCACATGTCGCTGCCCCCAGACGACCTGCTCCGGAGACCGTTCGATACGGATGGGGCCGTGAGCGCACTCTCCTACGAGGGCTACCCTCCGATTGCCTACCTCGGGTTTGCGATCGGTGCGGGTGCAGCGGATGCTCAGGCGAAGGCGCAGTTCGCGGAGAGGCTCCGGAGTATGATCGAGCGGGACGGGACGATCCTCTCAGCCCTGATCGCCGACGATGCGGCCTTGCTTGGCGTCGCCGACGGCCTCTCTTCCCTCGAAGGCGAGGCCTCCAGTGACCTCG is a window from the Rubricoccus marinus genome containing:
- a CDS encoding nucleotidyl transferase AbiEii/AbiGii toxin family protein; the encoded protein is MKTTEFDYPSRAVEATRRVLLELARVLGEYGDHIVLVGGWVPELLAPGAGHVGSTDVDLALDHVALSDTGYARLRDLLENAGYRNDPDPARQFVFYRDVTLGDGGTPDPVVVELDLLAAEYGGTGRNRRSQAVQGTRPRKARGADLAFERDLTVEVALDGALPDGRLARSQIRVAGPVPFLVTKAAALALRDKPKDAYDVWFLLRHHPAGLDGLAAAIAEQAGHGLVQEALGRLGDAFASVDHHGPVDVAGFLSLNPGTDEYDQVRQDAFQRVATLLSRIDPTS
- a CDS encoding Piwi domain-containing protein, whose amino-acid sequence is MSIILNAAPLSFDRDTIDIGYLPDEGKEASAALREEYRDTHVFRFDRREGLIANVGVAGAAPLGDTKAQRLDENLYLASRVIQSQIVSWLKGRYTVLRRRNPVIFWASAQRHQLLSRAVQDVAQKRNAEISPLSGLDVYVRFRLDTRLLYPKGNKPTPYLGLLIDLNTSNVMDIPVSELMSRGLDPRGMYVGQRSKERDDFLLPRFETLGRVRDVRDGRLLLTDQKQGDGDSGGLAEQIEARSALVEPRSENLAAAIHTVYGRDARAIGDRLHTLRRSYATATGQLGHLEDTLAGLRDHVALNVGGATARVGDFLERGDGLFPLMISTSRPTCLFGPQGRKTGQHPDDGVSKYGPFQYMLHEANEPLVVVVCEASERVRVEQFVDELRDGFPTSEWEGATKNAQVRRENPYAGGLLGKYHLRRVRYEYEEMPDGRPETYRAAIGRVLGRLPRRPDLAIVQTRTEYRGLKGDANPYFVAKSEFMTKGVPVQAVTSEKVEAAPRQIPYILNNVGLASYAKLGGTPWVISTRNPSSREVVIGIGYTESFERRLGPRKRYVGITTFFQGNGRYLAWDVTREVEFEGYAEALLDSLRNTIRYVETENEWEPGDRVRLVFHVYKPLKRTEIEAVRGVVDDLLQDRYAVEFAFLNLTTFHAFRLFDPDKAGVPYYPPGRRGKVMKGPGVPDRGLCFQLDPRTALLQLVGPRELKTDLDGAPEPMLIEIHPDSDVDDLTYLVRQVFHFSFLSWRSFFPSGEPVTILYSRWIAQRLADLRPVTGWDPGAVTLGALRGSKWFL
- a CDS encoding type IV toxin-antitoxin system AbiEi family antitoxin, with the protein product MKEHELASTILSRLGALLSQVPSVRSVDSQPEALGGEAGRADGALAVTLVGGAVHTLVVEAKGNAQPRNVRDAARRLTAHINALRSDGVPHPSAILGAPYVSERSAAVLAEHGVGHLDLAGNARLAFGPVYVERSGLANPHAVERPYTSLFAPKTSRVARALLAHPARVWRLQELADELDVSLGLVAKAKASLLDGEYARDSPDGLALADPNGLLNAWLAADRRRPKPRGYYSLDSVSEAERRIADAARASGARAALTSFSGAERVAPHVRYSHASILIEADALKDVAERAGLRPVETGANVRLHEPYDNGAFYGAHDVDGVPVVHPVQLVLDLAREKGRGEEAADFLRRHALAPAWADLRR